A stretch of the Halomonas sp. CH40 genome encodes the following:
- a CDS encoding cytochrome c produces MALSLGAVSSQASADERWPSPPASADDTPFADQREAVIWRQDTFKETETLVRQLRFDIVNQRDLSAAGPRIETLRQMVSADNMLPAFIEGSHGPGSDARPEIWEEWDRYREGFDRLDSEIATLMEAVKNEDLRAAAKGLSKVGASCKSCHRGYRY; encoded by the coding sequence ATGGCTCTCTCACTGGGTGCTGTCTCGTCCCAGGCCAGCGCAGATGAGCGCTGGCCATCGCCGCCCGCCAGCGCTGACGATACTCCTTTTGCTGATCAACGTGAGGCGGTAATCTGGCGTCAGGATACGTTCAAGGAAACCGAAACCCTGGTACGCCAACTGCGATTTGATATTGTCAATCAGCGTGATCTGTCTGCCGCTGGGCCACGTATTGAAACTCTCAGGCAAATGGTCAGCGCTGATAACATGCTGCCCGCGTTCATTGAAGGCAGTCACGGTCCCGGGTCTGATGCCAGGCCGGAAATCTGGGAGGAGTGGGATCGCTACCGCGAAGGCTTTGACCGCCTGGATAGCGAAATCGCCACCCTGATGGAGGCTGTCAAAAATGAAGATTTAAGGGCGGCCGCCAAGGGACTGTCCAAAGTTGGAGCAAGTTGCAAAAGCTGCCACCGTGGCTATCGCTACTGA
- the gorA gene encoding glutathione-disulfide reductase: protein MTEKTAYEYDLFVIGAGSGGVRAARMAAAEGAKVGIAENRYLGGTCVNVGCVPKKLYSYAAHFHDSFDDAAGFGWQLPGPATFDWATLRENKKGEIKRLNGIYHRLLEGANVSLYNAHASCRDAHTVILHNDEGEHQITAQRILVATGGWPWLPDFPGSEHMLSSNQIFDLEHFPKRFLTLGGGYISVEFASIFNGLGSDTHLIYRGDLFLRGFDQEVREFTRDEMSRKGVNLHFNVNIAQIDKVTGDTGNDEYRVTLTDGQVMHVDAVLAATGRHANIEGLGLDTLGIRLDAQGKVPVNERFETSVPSILALGDLIAGPELTPVALAEAMQLVDVHFRNADAKPMDYANIPTAVFCHPNIGTVGLSEEEAREKGNIRVYQADFRAMKHTLSGSQERTLMKLIVDDATDVVLGAHMVGDDAGEIIQGIAIAVRAGLTKADFDRTVGIHPTGAEEFVTMRSVTRR from the coding sequence ATGACGGAAAAAACCGCTTATGAATACGATCTCTTTGTTATTGGCGCCGGGTCTGGCGGTGTACGTGCTGCCAGAATGGCGGCGGCAGAAGGCGCCAAAGTCGGGATAGCGGAAAACCGTTATCTGGGTGGCACCTGCGTCAATGTGGGCTGCGTACCTAAAAAGCTGTATTCCTACGCTGCGCACTTTCACGACAGCTTTGATGATGCGGCAGGTTTTGGCTGGCAATTACCCGGCCCAGCCACCTTTGACTGGGCAACCCTGAGGGAAAACAAGAAAGGCGAGATCAAGCGCCTGAACGGTATCTACCATCGCTTGCTCGAAGGCGCTAACGTATCGCTCTACAATGCCCATGCCAGTTGCAGAGATGCCCATACCGTCATTCTGCATAACGATGAAGGTGAGCATCAGATCACCGCACAGAGGATTCTGGTGGCCACCGGCGGCTGGCCGTGGCTGCCGGATTTTCCGGGTAGCGAGCATATGCTCAGCTCCAACCAGATTTTTGATCTGGAACACTTCCCCAAGCGTTTTTTGACCCTGGGCGGTGGGTATATTTCGGTTGAATTTGCCAGCATCTTCAATGGTCTGGGCAGTGATACCCATCTTATCTATCGGGGCGACCTGTTCCTGCGTGGCTTTGATCAGGAGGTGCGTGAATTTACCCGCGATGAAATGTCTCGCAAGGGCGTTAACCTGCATTTTAATGTCAATATTGCCCAGATCGACAAAGTGACCGGAGATACTGGCAACGATGAATATCGGGTGACACTGACTGACGGCCAGGTAATGCACGTGGATGCAGTATTGGCGGCCACCGGGCGCCATGCCAATATTGAAGGGTTAGGGCTGGATACGCTGGGCATTCGCCTGGATGCGCAAGGCAAGGTACCTGTCAATGAGCGCTTTGAGACCAGCGTGCCCTCGATCCTCGCTCTGGGCGACCTGATTGCCGGTCCAGAACTGACGCCGGTTGCATTGGCTGAAGCCATGCAGTTGGTGGATGTTCATTTCCGTAACGCTGATGCGAAACCGATGGATTACGCCAATATTCCCACTGCTGTGTTCTGCCATCCCAATATAGGAACGGTGGGCCTCTCAGAAGAAGAGGCCAGGGAAAAAGGCAATATCCGTGTCTACCAGGCTGATTTTCGTGCCATGAAGCACACCTTGTCAGGTAGCCAGGAACGCACCTTGATGAAGCTGATTGTTGATGATGCAACAGACGTGGTGCTCGGTGCGCATATGGTAGGAGACGATGCGGGAGAAATTATCCAGGGCATAGCGATTGCGGTCAGGGCTGGCCTTACCAAGGCTGACTTTGATCGCACCGTTGGCATTCACCCGACAGGTGCTGAAGAATTTGTCACTATGCGCAGCGTAACCCGTCGCTAA
- a CDS encoding ATP-dependent zinc protease yields MAVLPTSINRRAPSLLLGTLLAALLTGCAAFIPEQPQDDAPKPLSTEAFDRRIDELALSLQSQCDTSTLLDNQQRQAQRMTADVREIGSLLRRLNDKVDDLALAAPQIIASGAQQVSVGEACSQENSPSGDKTLVGRSEWIGLPHLGTYLKARIDSGANTASLSAREITPFERDGEDWVRFKLALNDDDVVVESVKDKWFEAPVERRVKVLQATGEDSRPVISLLITLGPIRQHAEFTLNDRTHLNFPVLLGRRFLLDIALIDVAESYLHERPEFSGGAPSEQAVNDQSSDTDMSDE; encoded by the coding sequence ATGGCCGTCTTGCCTACCTCCATCAACAGACGTGCCCCCAGCCTCTTGCTGGGAACCCTGCTAGCCGCCCTGCTAACCGGGTGTGCCGCTTTTATACCTGAGCAACCTCAGGACGACGCGCCCAAGCCGCTGAGCACAGAAGCGTTTGATCGGCGGATTGATGAATTAGCGTTATCCCTTCAATCGCAATGTGATACCTCCACGCTGTTAGATAATCAGCAGCGCCAGGCGCAGCGCATGACGGCTGATGTGCGTGAAATTGGCAGCTTGCTAAGACGACTCAACGATAAAGTGGATGATCTGGCGTTGGCGGCGCCTCAAATAATTGCGTCGGGCGCTCAACAAGTAAGCGTCGGCGAAGCATGCAGCCAAGAGAATTCACCCAGTGGCGACAAAACCCTGGTGGGCCGCAGTGAATGGATCGGTTTGCCTCATTTAGGCACCTACCTTAAAGCGCGTATTGATTCTGGTGCCAATACGGCATCGCTTTCTGCCAGGGAAATCACCCCTTTCGAACGTGACGGCGAGGATTGGGTACGTTTCAAATTGGCACTTAATGACGATGATGTCGTCGTAGAGAGTGTTAAGGATAAATGGTTTGAAGCCCCGGTTGAACGTCGGGTCAAGGTGTTACAGGCGACAGGTGAAGATTCGCGCCCAGTAATTTCACTACTGATCACCTTGGGGCCGATTCGTCAGCATGCCGAATTTACCCTCAACGACCGTACTCACCTCAATTTCCCTGTACTGCTGGGCAGGCGCTTTTTGCTTGATATTGCGCTTATTGATGTGGCCGAGAGCTACCTGCATGAGCGGCCAGAATTTTCTGGCGGCGCTCCCTCTGAACAAGCGGTCAATGATCAGTCATCAGACACGGATATGAGCGACGAGTAA
- a CDS encoding ectoine synthase: MIVRNIEEARQTDRLVKAENGNWDSTRLVLAADGGDFSFHITRIYEGTETHIHYKHHFESVYCIEGEGEVETLADGKIWPIKPGDIYVLDQHDEHLLRAHKTMHLACVFTPPITGTEVHREDGSYAPADE, from the coding sequence ATGATCGTTCGCAATATTGAAGAAGCGCGCCAGACAGATCGTCTTGTCAAAGCTGAAAATGGCAACTGGGATAGCACGCGCCTGGTGTTAGCCGCTGATGGTGGTGATTTTTCCTTCCACATCACGCGTATCTACGAAGGCACTGAAACGCATATCCACTACAAACATCATTTTGAATCTGTGTATTGCATTGAAGGAGAAGGGGAAGTCGAAACGCTGGCAGACGGCAAGATCTGGCCAATCAAGCCGGGCGATATCTACGTCCTTGATCAGCATGACGAGCATCTGCTGCGGGCCCACAAGACCATGCATCTGGCCTGCGTTTTCACGCCGCCGATTACCGGCACTGAAGTACACCGTGAAGATGGCTCCTATGCACCCGCCGATGAGTGA
- the can gene encoding carbonate dehydratase — protein MSDSINKLLANNRAWAERMCKEDPDYFARLSRQQNPDYLWIGCSDSRVPANQIIALPPGEVFVHRNVANLLHHTDMNALSVVQFAVDVLKVKHIMIVGHYGCGGIKAAVTGGECGMVDFWLHSVRELYNQHRASMQHLSLSQQIDTMCELNVKAQVNSLCRTKILQRAWQRGEQISVHGWVYGLEDGLVKDLHCTVSDLSQVETLYRIDRLEAGD, from the coding sequence ATGTCAGATTCCATTAATAAACTGTTAGCCAATAATCGCGCCTGGGCTGAGCGAATGTGCAAGGAAGATCCGGACTACTTTGCCCGCCTGTCGCGGCAGCAGAATCCCGATTATCTGTGGATTGGCTGCTCCGACAGCCGGGTTCCGGCGAACCAGATTATTGCCCTTCCCCCTGGCGAAGTCTTTGTCCACCGTAATGTTGCCAACCTGCTTCATCATACTGATATGAACGCCCTGTCTGTGGTTCAGTTTGCCGTTGATGTGCTTAAGGTGAAGCACATCATGATTGTTGGCCATTATGGCTGCGGCGGCATCAAGGCCGCTGTCACCGGTGGTGAATGCGGCATGGTCGATTTCTGGTTGCACTCGGTACGCGAACTTTATAATCAGCACCGTGCCTCAATGCAGCATTTGTCTCTAAGTCAACAGATAGACACCATGTGCGAACTGAATGTCAAAGCCCAGGTTAACAGCCTTTGCCGCACCAAAATCCTGCAACGCGCCTGGCAGCGGGGTGAGCAGATATCCGTGCACGGTTGGGTATATGGGCTTGAGGATGGGCTGGTGAAGGATCTTCACTGCACAGTATCTGACTTATCCCAGGTCGAGACCCTTTATCGGATTGACCGCCTTGAAGCAGGCGACTAG
- a CDS encoding translocation/assembly module TamB, with protein MSQDKQTVIKRHYFSARKRLWLLVWSLIRLVIVLPIWLISLVLVVLGWALSPWGTSVLLDQAEQRNWVQLEDHQGSLLEHLKLKGFGLDVAGFSLSLGEFELAWAEDCVLSGRLCIDKLRLVDATVRLPASSNKPEEEPQDSAPLEEIRLPFPVELRELVLENIDVRLGDGTRIRWESFTSAISAEESLIKIAPTHLERPQVYLPPSPGVLLAGAQDSPLSSAAIDAAIELQVPLEPVNEVSPAEAIANREPLELPAISLPISLELPAFSVNEFTLSGVTEYTVNSLQLGLTAKGSQINLTQFDVTTPDASAQLSAEVELQENYPLNAQLDAQLFLPEIMPELAGEEISLRLDGNLNDLNATLNAQGPIAANLTANLDALAPTLPFQITLDSDQLRWPLTSPAATQDSESADEPYVLEGLALTAEGDLEDYRLDLQVDAQGPQVPPSRLALNGQGNLSTFNWAPLTLNVNDSQISSRGNVSWQDGLGVDAIVELSNLNPNDLAPSVEGQLNGLLDVSVRQQGELWTVALPVLDINGELQGYPLNLKAALNADSTLNVDLQQLDFAQGENRLNASGQVSPDSMNLDATIDMRGLQTLAPGLQGALTGQIQARGSLEQPQLAANLEGQGLQFGENRLDALQLDADVSGIEDPQLDIRLAIDNAVAGGQAFENIALSLDGRLSEHNLSLDVAGGADNELLENVTLALDGQFDQPGQRYQATLLPLEVVSAFGTIGLEAPLDLGYRLDSGEARLSRFCLRREEGGVICSEEAINASADAGNAVLSVSEVPMQMLAPFLPDGWSLQGDTTADMAASWRQGGARWQADLGLDSSLEITALNDFGQPVALPRLRLETRIEANPQQVDANATLALGNTGDINLDLAITDPLGAAGLDGDLRVVGVRLNPYREMVVGLDTMEGQLDGNVSISGSVAQPDLQGQLSLNQLQVAGADLPIVIPDGEINVDFDGDSGRIDGYVDAERGRLNIQGEAVWPGDDDWGIGIDLKATENPLLVSLPQFGRLEAAPDIRIRVAPDRLQVRGDVNVPWARLEAGELPASVMGPSSDEIIITERDDQEAEQLAAQRAENGGPSAAESLEQGGMAMDVQININLGQDMQLSAYGLNSRLQGTLEVDQNSGGLQLFGDVNLADGRFKSFGQDLLIRRGAILFSGPPGAPSLDFEAIRNPDVTQDDVIVGVRVTGLAESPNLAIFSNPAMNETRALSYLLRGRAPDESGSGFSSAMTTALISMSLGRTGGAVGSIGQAFGIDDLRLDTAGAGDNSQVALSGQLTDDISISYGVGIFTPIAELTLRYTLWRDLYLQAVSGANQAVDLIYQFSRSGNPSTFQAR; from the coding sequence GTGTCCCAAGATAAACAGACCGTGATCAAACGGCATTATTTCTCAGCCCGAAAACGCCTGTGGCTGCTGGTCTGGAGCCTGATACGCCTAGTGATTGTACTGCCTATCTGGCTGATTTCACTGGTGTTGGTAGTCCTTGGCTGGGCACTGTCCCCCTGGGGAACCAGTGTGCTTCTGGATCAGGCAGAACAGCGCAACTGGGTTCAGCTGGAAGATCATCAGGGTAGCCTTCTTGAACACCTCAAACTGAAAGGCTTTGGCCTGGATGTGGCGGGATTTTCTCTCTCATTGGGCGAATTTGAACTGGCTTGGGCAGAGGATTGCGTGCTTTCCGGCCGTCTGTGCATTGATAAACTGAGATTGGTCGATGCTACAGTTCGCCTGCCGGCTAGCAGCAACAAACCTGAGGAGGAGCCGCAGGACTCGGCGCCGCTGGAAGAAATTCGCCTGCCTTTCCCAGTTGAACTGCGCGAACTGGTGTTGGAAAACATAGATGTACGCCTTGGCGATGGTACCCGAATCCGCTGGGAAAGCTTTACCTCTGCCATCAGCGCAGAAGAGAGTCTTATAAAGATTGCGCCCACCCACCTGGAGCGCCCTCAGGTCTATTTACCCCCAAGCCCGGGTGTTTTGCTGGCAGGCGCACAGGACTCGCCGCTTTCCAGTGCGGCCATTGATGCCGCCATTGAATTGCAAGTCCCGCTTGAACCTGTCAACGAGGTTTCGCCCGCAGAGGCCATCGCCAACCGCGAGCCGCTTGAGTTACCTGCTATCAGCCTGCCAATCAGCCTGGAGCTGCCTGCGTTCAGCGTGAATGAATTCACGCTTTCAGGAGTTACCGAATACACAGTGAACAGCCTGCAACTGGGACTGACAGCCAAGGGTAGCCAAATTAACTTAACCCAATTTGATGTCACGACGCCTGATGCCTCAGCGCAGCTGAGCGCCGAGGTGGAACTTCAGGAAAACTACCCGCTGAATGCTCAGCTTGATGCTCAACTCTTCCTGCCGGAGATAATGCCGGAACTGGCCGGAGAGGAGATATCCCTACGGCTGGACGGCAACCTGAATGATCTGAACGCAACGCTCAACGCCCAAGGGCCAATTGCGGCGAACCTGACCGCTAACCTGGATGCCCTGGCGCCGACCCTGCCTTTCCAGATAACGCTGGACAGCGATCAGCTGCGTTGGCCGTTAACCTCACCGGCTGCCACACAGGACAGTGAGTCAGCGGATGAGCCTTATGTGCTTGAAGGGCTGGCCTTGACCGCCGAAGGTGATCTTGAAGACTACCGGCTTGATCTTCAGGTTGACGCTCAAGGCCCCCAGGTACCGCCCAGCCGATTGGCGTTGAACGGCCAGGGGAACCTGAGCACGTTTAATTGGGCGCCACTGACCCTGAACGTAAATGACAGCCAGATATCCAGCAGGGGCAATGTCTCCTGGCAGGATGGTTTGGGCGTTGATGCGATTGTTGAGCTGTCCAATCTCAACCCCAATGACCTTGCGCCATCGGTTGAAGGGCAGCTGAATGGGCTTTTGGATGTCTCTGTGCGCCAGCAGGGCGAGCTATGGACAGTGGCACTGCCTGTGCTCGATATCAACGGTGAGTTGCAGGGCTATCCACTCAACCTGAAGGCAGCCCTCAACGCAGACAGTACGCTTAACGTAGATCTTCAGCAGCTGGACTTTGCCCAGGGCGAAAATCGGCTTAATGCCAGCGGCCAGGTCAGCCCGGACAGCATGAATCTGGACGCCACTATTGATATGCGCGGCTTGCAAACCCTGGCCCCCGGGTTACAGGGCGCGCTGACCGGGCAGATTCAGGCACGGGGAAGCCTAGAGCAGCCGCAACTTGCCGCCAATCTTGAAGGCCAGGGCCTGCAGTTTGGCGAAAATCGTCTGGATGCCCTACAGCTGGATGCGGATGTCAGTGGTATTGAAGACCCGCAGCTGGATATCCGCTTGGCAATAGATAATGCTGTTGCTGGTGGGCAAGCATTTGAAAATATCGCACTTTCACTGGATGGCAGGCTTTCTGAACATAACCTGTCGCTGGATGTGGCAGGGGGCGCAGATAATGAACTGCTTGAAAATGTCACTCTGGCGCTTGATGGCCAGTTTGATCAGCCGGGGCAGCGCTACCAGGCTACGCTGTTACCGCTTGAGGTAGTGTCTGCGTTCGGCACGATAGGCCTTGAAGCCCCTCTGGATCTTGGTTATCGCCTGGATAGTGGTGAAGCCCGTCTATCAAGGTTTTGCTTGCGCCGCGAGGAAGGCGGCGTTATCTGTTCCGAGGAGGCTATTAATGCCTCTGCCGATGCAGGTAACGCTGTCTTGTCTGTCAGCGAAGTGCCTATGCAGATGTTGGCTCCTTTTCTACCTGATGGCTGGTCGCTACAAGGTGATACCACCGCTGATATGGCTGCTTCCTGGCGACAGGGCGGTGCCCGCTGGCAGGCCGATCTGGGGCTGGACAGCAGCCTGGAAATCACCGCACTGAATGATTTTGGCCAGCCAGTGGCCCTGCCGCGCCTAAGGCTTGAAACCCGCATAGAAGCTAATCCACAGCAGGTGGATGCCAATGCCACTCTGGCGCTGGGCAATACCGGTGATATCAACCTCGATCTGGCCATTACAGATCCACTCGGCGCCGCAGGTCTCGACGGTGATCTAAGGGTCGTAGGCGTTCGCCTGAACCCATACCGCGAGATGGTTGTTGGGCTTGACACCATGGAAGGGCAGTTAGACGGTAATGTCAGCATCAGCGGTTCGGTGGCACAACCGGATCTTCAAGGCCAGTTAAGCCTCAATCAGCTACAGGTCGCCGGCGCCGACCTGCCCATTGTAATTCCCGATGGGGAAATCAACGTCGATTTCGACGGTGATTCAGGCCGGATTGACGGTTATGTGGATGCCGAACGTGGACGCCTGAATATTCAGGGCGAGGCCGTCTGGCCCGGAGATGATGACTGGGGCATTGGCATTGACCTGAAGGCAACAGAGAACCCATTATTGGTGTCCTTGCCACAGTTTGGCCGCCTGGAAGCCGCACCGGATATTCGCATTCGCGTTGCCCCCGATCGCTTGCAGGTGCGGGGCGATGTCAACGTGCCCTGGGCGCGTCTGGAGGCAGGCGAGCTGCCTGCTTCGGTGATGGGGCCCAGTAGCGACGAGATCATTATAACCGAGCGCGACGATCAGGAAGCCGAACAGTTGGCCGCGCAACGGGCTGAAAATGGCGGGCCAAGCGCTGCAGAAAGCCTTGAGCAGGGCGGAATGGCCATGGATGTACAGATCAATATCAACCTCGGCCAAGACATGCAACTCTCCGCTTATGGGCTGAATTCACGCCTTCAGGGTACCCTTGAAGTCGACCAGAATAGCGGCGGTTTACAGCTGTTTGGCGATGTCAATCTGGCGGATGGCCGTTTTAAATCCTTTGGTCAGGATCTGCTTATCCGGCGTGGCGCCATTCTTTTCAGTGGCCCGCCGGGGGCGCCATCACTTGATTTTGAAGCAATCCGTAATCCCGACGTCACTCAGGACGATGTCATTGTCGGGGTTAGGGTAACCGGACTGGCGGAATCACCCAACCTGGCCATTTTTTCCAATCCGGCTATGAATGAAACCCGTGCGCTTTCCTACCTGTTGCGCGGTAGGGCGCCGGACGAATCTGGCAGTGGTTTTAGCAGTGCAATGACCACTGCGCTGATCAGTATGTCGTTAGGCCGCACAGGAGGTGCTGTCGGTTCTATCGGTCAGGCCTTTGGCATTGATGACCTGCGTCTGGATACCGCAGGCGCCGGCGACAATAGTCAGGTAGCGTTAAGTGGCCAGCTAACCGATGACATCAGCATCAGCTATGGCGTTGGTATCTTTACCCCAATAGCAGAACTTACCCTGCGCTACACCTTATGGCGTGACCTGTATCTGCAGGCTGTTTCGGGTGCCAATCAGGCGGTTGACCTGATTTACCAATTCAGCCGCAGTGGTAACCCTTCAACGTTTCAAGCGAGGTAA
- the ectA gene encoding diaminobutyrate acetyltransferase, whose translation MTTPIPPFTPSADLIRPTVADAVVGHAETPLFIRKPNADDGWGVYELIKSCPPLDVNSAYAYLLLATQFRDTCAVAINEEREVVGFVSGYVKDNAPDTYFLWQVAVGEKARGTGLARRLVEAIMTRPELQDVHHLETTITPDNQASWGLFRRLAARWHAPLNSREYFSTEQLGGEHDPENLVRIGPFQTETITG comes from the coding sequence ATGACAACGCCGATACCGCCTTTTACACCCTCTGCTGACCTGATTCGTCCCACTGTTGCGGATGCTGTGGTGGGGCATGCAGAGACGCCCTTGTTTATTCGCAAGCCAAATGCTGACGACGGCTGGGGAGTATACGAGTTAATCAAGTCCTGTCCGCCACTGGATGTCAATTCTGCCTATGCCTATCTGCTATTGGCTACGCAGTTCCGTGATACCTGTGCCGTGGCCATCAACGAGGAACGCGAAGTGGTTGGTTTTGTCTCCGGGTACGTCAAGGATAATGCCCCGGATACGTATTTCCTCTGGCAGGTGGCTGTGGGGGAGAAGGCGCGCGGCACGGGCTTGGCCCGTCGTCTGGTTGAAGCCATCATGACACGCCCTGAGCTTCAGGACGTTCATCACCTTGAGACTACCATCACACCAGACAATCAGGCTTCATGGGGGCTATTTCGTCGGCTTGCAGCACGCTGGCATGCACCGTTGAACAGCCGTGAGTATTTTTCTACCGAACAGCTCGGGGGCGAGCACGACCCTGAGAATCTGGTCAGGATTGGCCCTTTCCAGACAGAAACCATTACGGGTTAG
- a CDS encoding DUF3833 domain-containing protein: MAQLNRFWRWNVLALAIVLLTGCSSVDIEQYAENTPTLDIADYFEGDTRAWGIVQDYSGEIQRQFTVDIQGTYDGDTLVLDEAFVFANGETDRRVWTFERIDEHTWNGSANDVEGNVEAKQYGNAFHMRYPLDIEVSGRTLTFTMDDWMYLQPDGKLINRTAMRKFGLTLGEITLVFEKR; encoded by the coding sequence ATGGCCCAGTTAAACCGTTTTTGGCGTTGGAACGTGTTGGCGCTGGCAATCGTGCTGTTAACCGGTTGCTCCAGTGTTGATATCGAACAATATGCAGAAAACACGCCCACCCTGGATATCGCCGACTACTTTGAAGGCGACACCCGCGCCTGGGGAATCGTACAGGACTATAGCGGTGAAATTCAGCGCCAATTCACCGTTGATATCCAAGGGACTTACGATGGCGATACCCTGGTGCTGGATGAAGCCTTTGTGTTTGCCAACGGTGAAACCGATCGACGGGTATGGACATTCGAACGGATTGACGAGCACACCTGGAATGGCTCAGCCAATGATGTAGAAGGCAACGTAGAAGCTAAGCAATACGGTAATGCCTTTCACATGCGCTACCCATTGGATATCGAAGTCAGTGGTCGAACGCTGACCTTCACCATGGATGACTGGATGTACCTGCAACCCGATGGAAAACTGATCAACCGCACTGCCATGCGTAAATTTGGTCTGACGCTGGGTGAAATCACTCTGGTATTTGAAAAGCGCTAA
- the msrA gene encoding peptide-methionine (S)-S-oxide reductase MsrA has translation MSFFDRVPTGRDTPIKTSEHHAISGEALKPVYREGYVTLVVGMGCFWGVERLFWPVPGVLVTAAGYAGGKTPNPSYEEVCTGQTEHAEVVLIIYDPAEVNLTSLLTIFWENHDPTQLNRQGNDIGSQYRSAIYTTNDEQLAAARHSADLFQQQLDKAGRGQITTEIKPLDTFYYAEAYHQQYLHKNPGGYCGLKGTGVSCPLV, from the coding sequence ATGAGCTTTTTTGATCGTGTACCGACCGGGCGGGATACGCCTATTAAAACCAGTGAGCACCATGCCATCAGCGGTGAAGCCCTGAAGCCAGTATATCGTGAAGGCTATGTCACTCTGGTCGTTGGCATGGGATGTTTCTGGGGCGTAGAGCGCCTGTTCTGGCCAGTGCCGGGAGTTCTAGTCACGGCGGCAGGCTATGCAGGTGGAAAAACGCCCAACCCAAGTTATGAAGAAGTCTGCACTGGGCAGACTGAACACGCGGAAGTGGTACTGATCATTTATGATCCGGCCGAGGTCAACCTGACCTCGCTGTTAACCATATTCTGGGAAAACCATGACCCCACCCAGCTGAACCGCCAGGGGAACGATATTGGTTCCCAGTACCGCTCAGCTATCTACACAACCAATGACGAACAGCTTGCAGCTGCCCGGCACAGCGCCGACCTTTTTCAGCAGCAGCTGGATAAGGCCGGGCGAGGGCAGATCACCACGGAAATCAAACCGCTGGATACGTTCTACTACGCTGAAGCTTACCACCAGCAATACCTGCACAAGAACCCGGGTGGTTACTGTGGCTTAAAAGGCACCGGTGTTAGCTGCCCACTGGTTTGA